A stretch of the Enterobacter mori genome encodes the following:
- the folX gene encoding dihydroneopterin triphosphate 2'-epimerase, which produces MSQHDAIIRIKNLRLRTFIGIKEEEIANRQDIVINVVIHYPADKARASEDINDALNYRTITKNIIQYVENNRFSLLEKLTQDVLDIAREHHWVTYAEVEIDKLHALRYADSVSMTLSWRRQA; this is translated from the coding sequence ATGTCACAGCATGACGCGATTATACGTATAAAAAATTTACGCTTACGGACGTTCATCGGTATCAAAGAGGAAGAGATTGCCAACCGGCAGGATATTGTCATCAATGTGGTTATTCACTACCCCGCAGACAAAGCGCGGGCCAGCGAAGATATCAATGACGCGCTGAACTATCGCACAATCACCAAAAACATTATCCAGTACGTGGAGAACAACCGCTTCTCTCTGCTGGAAAAATTAACTCAGGATGTGCTCGACATCGCACGCGAACATCACTGGGTCACTTATGCTGAAGTCGAGATCGATAAACTTCACGCCCTGCGTTACGCCGACTCCGTCTCCATGACGTTAAGCTGGCGACGCCAGGCATAA
- a CDS encoding TIGR01777 family oxidoreductase: MKILLTGGTGLIGRHLIPRLHALHHEITVVTRSPEKARQVLGAGVDVWKGLADRQNLDGFDAVINLAGEPIADKRWTEEQKQRLCSSRWTITEKLVELIRNSHTPPSVLISGSATGYYGDLGEVVVTEEEPPHNEFTHKLCAQWERIACAAQSDRTRVCLLRTGVVLAPKGGILGKMLPPFKLGLGGPMGNGRQYLAWIHIDDMVNGIIWLLDNDLRGPFNMVAPYPVRNEQFAHALGHALHRPAILRVPATVIRLMMGEASVLVLGGQRALPKRLEAAGFAFRWYDLEEALGDVVR; encoded by the coding sequence ATGAAGATTCTGCTGACCGGCGGTACGGGCCTGATTGGTCGTCATCTCATTCCCCGTCTGCACGCGCTGCATCACGAGATTACCGTGGTGACGCGCAGCCCTGAGAAAGCCCGTCAGGTGCTGGGGGCCGGTGTCGACGTCTGGAAAGGTCTGGCCGATCGGCAGAATCTGGACGGCTTTGACGCCGTCATCAACCTCGCGGGTGAACCCATTGCCGACAAGCGCTGGACCGAAGAGCAGAAGCAGCGGTTGTGCAGCAGTCGCTGGACTATCACCGAGAAGCTGGTTGAGCTGATTCGCAACAGCCATACGCCGCCATCGGTGCTCATCTCAGGCTCTGCGACGGGCTATTACGGCGATCTCGGCGAAGTGGTAGTGACCGAAGAGGAGCCGCCGCACAACGAATTTACCCATAAACTCTGCGCCCAGTGGGAGCGTATCGCCTGCGCGGCGCAGAGCGATCGAACCCGTGTTTGCCTGCTGCGTACCGGCGTGGTGCTCGCGCCGAAAGGTGGCATTCTCGGTAAAATGCTTCCTCCCTTCAAGCTTGGGCTCGGCGGGCCAATGGGCAACGGGCGTCAGTATCTGGCGTGGATCCATATCGATGATATGGTCAACGGCATTATCTGGCTGCTGGATAACGATCTGCGCGGGCCGTTTAATATGGTTGCGCCTTATCCGGTGCGTAATGAACAGTTTGCCCACGCGCTGGGGCATGCCCTGCATCGTCCGGCGATTTTACGCGTGCCTGCGACGGTCATTCGCCTGATGATGGGTGAGGCCTCTGTGCTGGTACTAGGCGGACAGCGCGCGCTGCCAAAACGGCTGGAAGCGGCCGGGTTTGCGTTCCGCTGGTATGATTTAGAAGAGGCACTGGGGGATGTGGTGCGGTGA
- a CDS encoding GNAT family N-acetyltransferase, whose product MATITTPRLHLTPFEPSDWAFFRTLRENRDVMRYMAAIAPEKETRRVFAARLMAEHVFVIRFRGDDTPLGDIGLQISPENREEADIGYTVVPAAQGKGIASEALRAVCDYAFNQTSVKAINAYVLADNGSSVRVLEKAGFVRTQVLEKAYEIDGVRYDDWVYRLECGAA is encoded by the coding sequence ATGGCAACCATCACCACTCCCCGGCTTCATCTCACCCCTTTCGAACCCTCTGACTGGGCGTTCTTCCGCACGCTACGCGAAAACCGCGACGTCATGCGCTATATGGCCGCGATTGCACCCGAAAAAGAGACCCGACGCGTGTTTGCCGCGCGCCTGATGGCGGAGCATGTATTCGTAATTCGCTTCCGGGGTGACGATACGCCGCTGGGCGATATCGGCCTGCAGATCAGCCCTGAGAACCGTGAAGAGGCGGATATCGGCTACACGGTTGTGCCTGCCGCACAGGGAAAAGGCATCGCCAGCGAGGCGCTGCGCGCGGTATGTGACTATGCGTTTAACCAGACCAGCGTAAAAGCGATTAACGCGTACGTGCTGGCGGACAACGGCAGTTCGGTGCGGGTGCTGGAGAAGGCGGGGTTTGTGCGTACGCAGGTGCTGGAAAAAGCGTATGAGATTGACGGCGTGCGGTATGACGACTGGGTATATCGGTTGGAGTGTGGTGCGGCCTGA
- the hisP gene encoding histidine ABC transporter ATP-binding protein HisP, producing MAENKLNVIDLHKRYGEHEVLKGVSLQANAGDVISIIGSSGSGKSTFLRCINFLEKPSEGSIVVSGQNINLVRDKDGQLKVADKHQLRLLRTRLTMVFQHFNLWSHMTVLENVMEAPVQVLGLSKQEARERAVKYLAKVGIDERQQMKYPVHLSGGQQQRVSIARALAMEPEVLLFDEPTSALDPELVGEVLRIMQKLAEEGKTMVVVTHEMGFARNVSNHVIFLHQGKIEEQGHPDEVLANPQSPRLQQFLKGSLK from the coding sequence ATGGCTGAGAACAAATTAAACGTTATTGATTTGCACAAACGCTACGGCGAACATGAAGTGCTGAAAGGGGTGTCGCTGCAGGCGAACGCAGGCGATGTGATCAGTATTATCGGCTCATCCGGCTCGGGTAAAAGTACCTTCCTGCGCTGTATTAACTTCCTCGAAAAGCCGAGCGAAGGCTCGATTGTGGTGAGCGGGCAGAATATTAACCTGGTGCGCGATAAAGACGGCCAGCTGAAGGTGGCTGATAAGCATCAGCTGCGCCTGCTGCGCACGCGCCTGACAATGGTGTTCCAGCACTTCAACCTCTGGAGCCACATGACGGTGCTGGAGAACGTGATGGAAGCGCCGGTTCAGGTGTTGGGGCTGAGCAAGCAGGAAGCCCGCGAACGCGCGGTGAAATACCTGGCGAAAGTGGGTATCGACGAGCGCCAGCAGATGAAGTACCCGGTGCATCTCTCCGGCGGTCAGCAGCAGCGTGTCTCCATCGCCCGCGCGCTGGCGATGGAGCCCGAGGTGCTGCTGTTCGACGAACCGACCTCCGCGCTGGACCCTGAACTCGTTGGCGAAGTGCTGCGCATCATGCAGAAGCTGGCCGAAGAGGGCAAAACCATGGTGGTGGTGACGCACGAGATGGGCTTTGCCCGTAACGTCTCCAACCACGTTATTTTCCTGCATCAGGGGAAAATTGAAGAGCAGGGGCATCCGGACGAGGTGCTGGCGAACCCGCAAAGCCCGCGTTTGCAGCAGTTCCTTAAAGGATCTCTGAAGTAA
- a CDS encoding ABC transporter permease produces the protein MIEIIQEYWKSLLWTDGYRFTGVAITLWLLISSVVMGGILAVFLAIGRVSNNKFIQFPIWLFTYVFRGTPLYVQLLVFYSGMYTLEIVKGTEMLNAFFRSGLNCTVLALTLNTCAYTTEIFAGAIRSVPYGEIEAARAYGFSSVKLYRCIILPSALRIALPAYSNEVILMLHSTALAFTATVPDLLKIARDINSATYQPFTAFGIAAVLYLIISYVLISLFRKAEKRWLQHIKPSTH, from the coding sequence GTGATTGAGATTATTCAGGAATACTGGAAATCCCTGCTGTGGACGGATGGCTACCGCTTTACCGGCGTGGCGATTACGCTCTGGCTGCTGATTTCTTCCGTGGTGATGGGCGGTATTCTGGCGGTGTTTCTCGCCATTGGCCGCGTATCGAACAACAAATTTATCCAGTTCCCGATCTGGCTGTTCACCTATGTGTTTCGCGGTACGCCCCTGTATGTGCAGCTGCTGGTGTTCTATTCGGGAATGTACACGCTGGAGATCGTGAAAGGCACAGAGATGCTCAATGCGTTCTTCCGCAGCGGTCTGAACTGTACGGTTCTGGCGTTGACGCTCAATACCTGCGCCTATACCACTGAGATCTTTGCGGGGGCGATCCGCTCTGTCCCTTACGGTGAAATCGAAGCGGCGCGGGCGTACGGCTTTTCGTCGGTGAAGCTCTATCGCTGTATCATTCTACCGTCGGCGCTTCGCATTGCGCTGCCTGCGTACAGCAACGAAGTGATTCTGATGCTGCACTCCACCGCGCTCGCATTTACCGCGACTGTGCCGGATCTGCTCAAAATCGCGCGCGATATTAACTCCGCGACCTATCAGCCGTTTACTGCGTTTGGCATTGCGGCCGTGCTCTATTTAATTATCTCTTATGTTCTGATTAGCCTGTTCCGTAAGGCTGAAAAACGCTGGTTGCAGCATATAAAACCTTCGACGCACTGA
- a CDS encoding histidine ABC transporter permease HisQ: protein MLYGFSGVILQGALVTLELAISSVVLAVLIGLAGAGAKLSANKPLALIFEGYTTLIRGVPDLVLMLLIFYGLQIALNGITDAVGMEQIDIDPMVAGIITLGFIYGAYFTETFRGAYMAVPRGHIEAATAFGFTSSQTFRRIMFPAMMRYALPGIGNNWQVILKATALVSLLGLEDVVKATQLAGKSTWEPFYFAVVCGVIYLVFTTVSNGVLLLLERRYSVGVKRADL, encoded by the coding sequence ATGCTGTACGGATTTTCTGGCGTTATTTTACAAGGCGCGCTTGTCACCCTTGAGCTGGCTATCAGCTCCGTGGTACTGGCGGTGCTGATAGGTCTGGCGGGCGCAGGGGCAAAGCTGTCGGCAAATAAACCCCTGGCGCTCATATTCGAAGGCTATACCACGCTTATTCGCGGCGTACCCGATCTGGTGTTGATGCTGCTGATTTTTTACGGTCTGCAGATCGCGCTGAACGGCATTACTGACGCCGTTGGCATGGAACAGATCGATATCGACCCAATGGTAGCCGGTATTATTACCCTCGGTTTTATCTACGGTGCTTACTTCACGGAGACCTTCCGTGGCGCTTATATGGCCGTCCCGAGAGGGCACATTGAAGCGGCAACCGCATTTGGTTTTACCTCCTCACAAACGTTTCGCCGGATCATGTTCCCTGCCATGATGCGCTATGCGCTACCGGGCATCGGTAACAACTGGCAGGTTATCCTCAAAGCGACAGCGTTGGTCTCGCTGCTTGGTCTGGAAGACGTCGTCAAAGCGACTCAGCTGGCGGGCAAGAGTACCTGGGAGCCCTTCTACTTTGCGGTAGTCTGTGGCGTGATCTATCTGGTGTTTACGACGGTCTCCAATGGTGTGCTGCTTCTGCTCGAGCGTCGCTATTCCGTGGGTGTGAAGAGGGCTGACCTGTGA
- the hisJ gene encoding histidine ABC transporter substrate-binding protein HisJ — MKKLVLSLSLVLAFSSATAAFAAVPQKIRIGTDPTYAPFESKNAKGELVGFDIDLANELCKRIKAQCTYVENPLDALIPSLKAKKIDVIMSSLSITEKRQQEIAFTDKLYAADSRLVVAKSSDIQPTLESLKGKRVGVLQGTTQETYGNEHWAPKGIEIVSYQGQENIYADLTAGRIDAAFQDEVAASEGFLKTPVGKDYKFGGPSIKDVKLFGVGTGMGLRKEDNELREALNKAFAEMRADGTYDKLAKKYFDFNVYGG, encoded by the coding sequence ATGAAAAAACTCGTGTTGTCACTCTCTCTGGTACTGGCCTTTTCCAGCGCCACCGCGGCATTCGCAGCCGTTCCGCAAAAAATTCGTATTGGTACTGACCCTACCTATGCCCCCTTTGAATCGAAGAATGCGAAGGGTGAACTGGTGGGTTTTGACATCGATCTGGCCAATGAGCTGTGCAAACGTATTAAAGCGCAATGTACCTACGTTGAGAACCCGCTGGACGCCCTGATCCCGTCGCTGAAAGCGAAAAAAATCGACGTAATCATGTCCTCTCTTTCCATCACTGAAAAACGCCAGCAGGAGATTGCCTTCACCGACAAACTCTACGCGGCGGATTCTCGTCTGGTGGTGGCTAAGTCTTCAGACATTCAGCCTACCCTTGAGTCGCTGAAGGGCAAACGCGTCGGCGTGCTGCAGGGCACCACGCAGGAAACCTACGGCAACGAACACTGGGCGCCGAAGGGGATCGAAATCGTCTCTTATCAGGGCCAGGAAAATATCTACGCAGACCTGACGGCAGGCCGAATTGATGCGGCATTCCAGGATGAAGTCGCGGCAAGCGAAGGATTCCTGAAAACGCCGGTGGGTAAAGATTACAAATTTGGCGGCCCGTCCATTAAGGACGTGAAGTTGTTTGGTGTGGGCACCGGTATGGGCCTGCGCAAAGAAGACAACGAGCTGCGTGAAGCGCTGAACAAAGCCTTCGCCGAAATGCGTGCTGACGGCACCTACGACAAGCTGGCGAAAAAGTACTTTGATTTTAATGTTTACGGTGGCTAA
- the argT gene encoding lysine/arginine/ornithine ABC transporter substrate-binding protein ArgT: MKKTVLALSLLVGLSAAAGSYAALPQTVRIGTDATYAPFSSKDAKGDFVGFDIDLGNEMCKRIAVKCTWVGSDFDALIPSLKAKKIDAIISSLSITEKRQQEIAFSEKLYAADSRLIAAKGSPIQPTIDSLKGKHVGVLQGSTQEGFANANWREKGVDVVAYQNQDLIYSDLAAGRLDAAFQDEVAASEGFLKQPAGKEYAFAGPSVKDKKYFGDGTGIGLRKDDTELKAAFDKAFAELRKDGTYDKLAKKYFDFNVYGD; encoded by the coding sequence ATGAAGAAGACGGTTCTGGCTCTGTCTTTGCTCGTGGGGTTAAGTGCAGCAGCAGGTAGCTACGCAGCACTGCCACAGACGGTTCGTATCGGTACAGACGCAACCTACGCGCCATTCTCTTCCAAGGATGCGAAAGGCGATTTCGTGGGGTTTGATATCGATCTGGGAAATGAAATGTGCAAACGCATTGCGGTGAAATGCACATGGGTGGGCAGCGACTTTGACGCGTTAATCCCGTCGCTGAAAGCCAAAAAAATCGACGCCATTATCTCTTCTCTCTCCATCACCGAAAAACGTCAGCAGGAGATCGCCTTCTCTGAGAAGCTCTACGCTGCGGATTCTCGTCTGATTGCGGCCAAGGGTTCCCCGATTCAACCGACCATCGACTCGCTGAAAGGCAAGCATGTCGGCGTGCTTCAGGGCTCGACGCAGGAAGGTTTTGCCAATGCTAACTGGCGTGAGAAGGGCGTGGACGTGGTGGCTTACCAGAACCAGGATCTGATTTACTCTGACCTGGCGGCAGGCCGTCTGGATGCCGCATTCCAGGATGAAGTCGCCGCGAGCGAAGGCTTCCTGAAGCAGCCAGCCGGTAAAGAGTACGCCTTTGCGGGCCCGTCCGTGAAAGACAAAAAATACTTTGGTGACGGCACCGGTATCGGCCTGCGTAAGGACGATACCGAGCTGAAAGCCGCCTTTGACAAAGCCTTCGCTGAGCTGCGTAAAGACGGTACCTATGACAAACTGGCGAAGAAATACTTCGACTTCAACGTCTACGGTGACTAA
- a CDS encoding UbiX family flavin prenyltransferase yields MKRLIIGISGASGAIYGVRLLQVLRDVPEVETHLVMSQAARQTLSLETDLSLRDVQALADVVHDARDIAASISSGSFKTAGMVILPCSIKTLSGIVNSYTDTLVTRAADVVLKERRPLVLCVRETPLHLGHLRLMTQAAELGAVIMPPVPAFYHRPQTLDDIINQTVNRVLDQFDIDLPEDLFTRWQGA; encoded by the coding sequence ATGAAACGACTCATTATCGGTATCAGCGGTGCCAGCGGAGCCATCTACGGCGTGCGCCTGTTGCAGGTGCTGCGTGACGTACCTGAAGTAGAAACCCATCTGGTGATGAGCCAGGCGGCGCGTCAGACCCTGTCGCTTGAAACCGACCTCTCCCTGCGTGACGTTCAGGCACTGGCGGATGTTGTTCACGATGCCCGCGATATCGCTGCCAGTATCTCTTCAGGCTCGTTTAAAACGGCGGGTATGGTTATCCTGCCCTGTTCAATAAAAACGCTTTCAGGCATTGTGAACAGCTATACCGACACTCTGGTAACCCGCGCCGCGGATGTGGTGCTGAAAGAGCGTCGTCCACTGGTGCTCTGCGTGCGGGAAACACCGCTGCATCTGGGGCATCTTCGTCTAATGACGCAGGCGGCTGAACTTGGGGCCGTCATCATGCCGCCGGTCCCGGCGTTCTACCATCGCCCGCAAACGCTGGATGACATCATCAACCAGACCGTTAACCGCGTGCTGGACCAGTTTGATATTGACCTGCCGGAAGACCTTTTCACCCGCTGGCAGGGTGCCTGA
- the purF gene encoding amidophosphoribosyltransferase: protein MCGIVGIAGFMPVNQSIYDALTVLQHRGQDAAGIITIDANNCFRLRKANGLVNDVFEARHMQRLQGNMGIGHVRYPTAGSSSASEAQPFYVNSPYGITLAHNGNLTNAHELRKKLFEEKRRHINTTSDSEILLNVFASELDNFRHYPLEADNIFAAIAATNRQIRGAYACVAMIIGHGMVAFRDPNGIRPLVLGKRELGDGRTEYMVASESVALDTLGFEFLRDVAPGEAVYITEKGQLFTRQCADNPVSNPCLFEYVYFARPDSFIDKISVYSARVNMGTKLGEKIAREWDDLDIDVVIPIPETSCDIALEIARILDKPYRQGFVKNRYVGRTFIMPGQHLRRKSVRRKLNANRAEFRDKNVLLVDDSIVRGTTSEQIIEMAREAGAKKVYLASAAPEIRFPNVYGIDMPTATELIAHGREVDEIRQIIGADGLIFQDLNDLIDAVRAENPDIQQFECSVFNGVYVTKDVDQQYLDYLDSLRNDDAKAVQLQNDLESLEMHNEG from the coding sequence ATGTGCGGTATTGTCGGTATCGCCGGTTTCATGCCGGTAAACCAGTCGATTTATGACGCGTTAACGGTGCTTCAGCACCGTGGGCAGGATGCTGCGGGTATCATCACCATTGATGCAAACAACTGCTTCCGTTTACGTAAGGCGAATGGCCTGGTAAACGATGTGTTTGAAGCCCGCCATATGCAGCGTCTGCAAGGTAATATGGGGATCGGTCACGTTCGTTATCCTACTGCTGGCAGTTCCAGCGCCTCTGAGGCACAGCCTTTCTACGTCAACTCACCGTACGGCATCACCCTTGCTCATAACGGCAACCTGACCAACGCGCACGAGCTGCGTAAAAAGCTGTTCGAAGAGAAACGTCGCCACATTAACACCACTTCTGATTCTGAAATTCTGCTCAACGTGTTCGCCAGCGAGCTGGATAACTTCCGTCACTACCCGCTGGAAGCGGACAACATTTTTGCTGCCATTGCCGCTACAAATCGTCAGATCCGCGGTGCGTATGCCTGCGTGGCGATGATTATCGGTCACGGCATGGTTGCTTTCCGCGATCCAAACGGCATTCGTCCTCTGGTGCTCGGCAAACGTGAGCTCGGCGATGGTCGTACGGAGTATATGGTCGCCTCTGAAAGCGTGGCGCTGGACACTCTGGGCTTTGAATTCCTGCGTGACGTTGCGCCGGGCGAAGCGGTCTACATCACTGAGAAGGGCCAGCTGTTTACCCGCCAGTGTGCTGACAATCCGGTCAGCAATCCGTGCCTGTTCGAATACGTTTACTTCGCCCGTCCGGACTCGTTCATCGACAAAATTTCCGTGTACAGCGCGCGCGTGAACATGGGTACGAAGCTCGGCGAGAAGATTGCCCGCGAGTGGGACGATCTCGATATCGACGTCGTGATCCCTATCCCGGAAACCTCCTGCGATATCGCGCTGGAAATCGCGCGTATTCTGGATAAGCCATACCGCCAGGGCTTCGTGAAGAACCGCTACGTTGGCCGCACCTTTATCATGCCGGGCCAGCATCTGCGCCGTAAGTCCGTACGTCGTAAGCTGAACGCCAACCGCGCTGAGTTCCGCGACAAGAATGTACTGCTGGTGGATGATTCCATCGTTCGCGGTACGACGTCTGAGCAGATTATCGAAATGGCACGCGAAGCCGGTGCGAAGAAAGTGTACCTGGCATCTGCAGCGCCAGAAATTCGCTTCCCGAACGTGTACGGCATCGACATGCCAACCGCGACCGAGCTGATTGCTCACGGTCGTGAAGTGGACGAAATTCGCCAGATTATCGGTGCCGACGGCCTGATTTTCCAGGATCTGAACGATCTGATCGACGCGGTGCGTGCCGAGAACCCGGACATTCAGCAGTTCGAATGCTCAGTGTTTAACGGCGTGTACGTGACGAAAGACGTTGACCAGCAGTATCTCGACTACCTGGATTCTCTGCGTAACGACGATGCGAAAGCCGTCCAGCTGCAGAACGATCTTGAAAGCTTAGAGATGCACAACGAAGGCTAA
- the cvpA gene encoding colicin V production protein, whose translation MVWIDYAIIAVIGFSCLVSLIRGFVREALSLVTWGCAFFVASHYYTYLSVWFTGFEDELVRNGIAIAVLFIATLIVGAIVNYVIGQLVEKTGLSGTDRVLGICFGALRGVLIVAAILFFLDTFTGFSKSEDWQKSQLIPEFSFIIRWFFDYLQSSSSFLPRA comes from the coding sequence ATGGTCTGGATTGATTACGCCATCATTGCGGTGATTGGTTTTTCCTGTCTGGTTAGCCTGATCCGTGGCTTTGTTCGTGAAGCGTTATCGCTGGTGACATGGGGTTGTGCTTTCTTTGTTGCCAGTCATTACTACACTTACCTGTCTGTCTGGTTCACGGGCTTTGAAGATGAACTGGTCCGAAACGGAATCGCCATCGCGGTGCTGTTTATCGCGACGCTGATTGTCGGCGCTATCGTCAATTACGTGATAGGTCAGCTGGTCGAGAAAACCGGTCTGTCAGGAACGGACAGGGTGCTCGGGATCTGTTTCGGCGCGTTGCGAGGCGTGCTGATTGTGGCCGCGATACTGTTCTTCCTGGATACCTTCACCGGGTTCTCCAAAAGCGAAGACTGGCAGAAATCGCAGCTCATTCCAGAGTTCAGCTTCATCATCAGATGGTTCTTTGACTATCTGCAAAGCTCGTCGAGTTTTTTGCCCAGGGCATAA
- the dedD gene encoding cell division protein DedD, translating to MASKFQNRLTGTIVLVALGVIILPGLLDGQKKHYQDEFAAIPLVPKPGDRDEPDMLPAATQALPAQPPEGAAEEVRAGDAAAPSLDPSRLAANNNIEIDPVPVEQPKAVEKPKPVEKPQPKPQRDKAAEQLAAASEAPPPAKQDAAPTGKAYVVQLGALKNADKVNEVVSKLRGAGYRVYTSPSTPVQGKITRILVGPEASKDKLKGSLGELKQISGLSGVVMNYSAN from the coding sequence GTGGCGAGTAAGTTTCAGAACCGTTTAACAGGAACCATTGTGCTGGTCGCGCTCGGGGTGATTATTCTTCCGGGACTGCTCGACGGGCAGAAAAAGCATTATCAGGACGAGTTTGCGGCCATTCCGCTGGTGCCGAAACCGGGCGATCGCGATGAGCCAGACATGCTGCCAGCCGCAACGCAGGCGCTGCCTGCTCAGCCGCCAGAGGGTGCGGCAGAAGAGGTGCGTGCAGGCGATGCCGCCGCACCGTCGCTCGACCCTTCTCGCCTGGCTGCGAATAACAACATCGAAATCGATCCGGTTCCGGTGGAGCAGCCTAAGGCTGTTGAAAAACCGAAGCCTGTCGAGAAACCGCAGCCGAAGCCGCAGCGGGATAAAGCGGCAGAGCAGCTGGCCGCAGCGTCAGAAGCCCCACCACCGGCTAAACAAGACGCGGCACCGACCGGTAAAGCCTACGTTGTTCAGCTTGGCGCATTGAAAAACGCCGATAAAGTCAACGAGGTGGTGAGTAAACTGCGCGGCGCGGGATACCGTGTTTACACTTCACCTTCCACGCCGGTGCAGGGTAAAATTACCCGTATCCTGGTGGGGCCGGAAGCGTCGAAAGATAAGCTGAAAGGGTCGCTGGGTGAGCTGAAGCAGATCTCCGGGCTGAGTGGTGTGGTGATGAACTACAGCGCAAACTGA
- the folC gene encoding bifunctional tetrahydrofolate synthase/dihydrofolate synthase encodes MENKSIPQATSPLAAWLSYLENLHSKTIDMGLERVSQVAARLDVLKPAPFVFTVAGTNGKGTTCRTLESVLMAAGYKVGVYSSPHLVRYTERVRVQNSELPESAHTASFAEIEAARGEISLTYFEYGTLSALWLFKQAQLDVVILEVGLGGRLDATNMVDADVAVVTSIALDHTDWLGPDRESIGREKAGIFRANKPAVVGEPDMPHTIADVAKEKGAHLLRRGVDWHYEVQGNGWRFSDAQGALDNLPLPQVPQPNAATALAALRASGLAVSEQAIRDGIENAILPGRFQIVSESPRLILDVAHNPHAAAYLAGRLKSLPKTGRVLAVIGMLHDKDIGGTLACMESVVDSWYCAPLEGPRGATAEQLTEHLGTGAIYSSVAQAWHAAMADAKPEDTVLVCGSFHTVAHVMEVMDAGRTGGE; translated from the coding sequence ATGGAAAATAAAAGCATTCCCCAAGCCACGTCGCCCCTGGCCGCGTGGCTTTCTTATCTGGAAAACCTGCACAGTAAAACCATCGATATGGGGCTTGAACGCGTAAGCCAGGTCGCCGCGCGTCTTGATGTGCTCAAACCGGCCCCGTTCGTGTTCACCGTCGCGGGCACCAACGGGAAAGGCACAACCTGCCGCACGCTGGAATCCGTCCTGATGGCGGCGGGTTACAAGGTAGGCGTTTACAGCTCTCCACACCTGGTGCGCTACACCGAGCGCGTGCGCGTGCAGAACAGCGAACTGCCGGAATCGGCGCATACGGCGTCGTTTGCAGAAATTGAAGCCGCACGCGGTGAGATCTCATTAACCTATTTTGAATACGGCACTTTGTCGGCCCTGTGGCTGTTCAAACAGGCGCAGCTGGACGTGGTGATTCTGGAAGTCGGCCTTGGTGGTCGTCTTGACGCCACCAATATGGTGGATGCGGATGTCGCCGTCGTCACCAGCATCGCATTGGATCATACCGACTGGCTGGGGCCAGACCGTGAAAGCATTGGCCGTGAAAAGGCCGGTATTTTCCGGGCGAATAAGCCAGCCGTGGTCGGCGAGCCGGACATGCCGCACACCATCGCCGACGTGGCGAAAGAGAAGGGCGCTCATTTATTGCGCCGCGGCGTGGACTGGCACTATGAGGTTCAGGGCAACGGCTGGCGCTTTAGCGATGCGCAGGGCGCGCTGGACAATCTGCCGTTACCGCAGGTGCCACAGCCGAACGCGGCCACCGCGCTGGCGGCACTGCGCGCCAGCGGATTGGCGGTCAGCGAACAGGCTATCCGCGACGGCATTGAGAATGCCATTCTGCCCGGGCGTTTCCAGATCGTCAGCGAATCACCGCGCCTGATTCTGGATGTGGCCCACAACCCGCACGCAGCGGCGTATCTCGCAGGACGTCTCAAATCGTTACCAAAAACCGGGCGCGTGCTGGCGGTTATCGGTATGCTTCATGATAAAGATATCGGCGGGACGCTGGCCTGCATGGAGAGTGTGGTCGATAGCTGGTATTGTGCTCCTCTGGAGGGGCCGCGTGGCGCGACGGCTGAGCAGTTGACGGAACATCTCGGCACAGGCGCAATCTATAGTAGCGTGGCTCAGGCCTGGCATGCTGCGATGGCGGATGCTAAACCAGAAGATACCGTGCTGGTGTGTGGTTCATTCCACACGGTGGCACATGTCATGGAAGTGATGGACGCGGGGAGAACCGGTGGCGAGTAA